The Chryseobacterium suipulveris genome window below encodes:
- a CDS encoding GDCCVxC domain-containing (seleno)protein: protein MNTVKLQSIITCPNCGHRKEETMPTDSCQYFYECEKCKTVLTPKQGDCCVYCSYGTVPCPPVQQDKKCC, encoded by the coding sequence ATGAATACAGTCAAATTACAGTCAATAATCACCTGCCCCAATTGCGGACACAGGAAGGAGGAAACAATGCCTACAGATTCTTGCCAGTATTTCTACGAATGCGAAAAATGTAAGACCGTTTTAACACCAAAACAGGGCGATTGCTGTGTGTATTGCAGTTACGGAACAGTGCCTTGTCCCCCAGTTCAGCAGGACAAGAAATGTTGCTAA
- a CDS encoding heme-binding domain-containing protein, producing the protein MRKLNMIGWLAVLVVAIVLVIQVIPVERNVSTVPPGQSFEKTEKVPANVAAILKVSCYDCHSNNTRYPWYSELQPGAWFMARHIKKGKEELNLDEFNDYSKRRKKAKIKSIISQIEKEEMPLKSYLLLHPDAGLTPNKKKVLLQFFQSELEL; encoded by the coding sequence ATGAGAAAATTGAATATGATAGGCTGGCTGGCGGTGCTAGTGGTGGCTATTGTTTTAGTCATTCAGGTCATACCGGTGGAGCGTAATGTCTCCACCGTTCCGCCAGGTCAAAGTTTTGAAAAAACCGAAAAGGTGCCCGCCAACGTGGCTGCAATCCTTAAAGTTTCCTGCTATGACTGTCATTCAAATAATACCCGTTATCCTTGGTATTCGGAATTACAGCCGGGCGCGTGGTTCATGGCCCGGCATATTAAAAAAGGCAAAGAAGAACTCAATTTGGATGAGTTCAATGACTATTCAAAAAGACGGAAGAAAGCGAAAATAAAAAGCATCATCAGTCAGATTGAGAAAGAGGAAATGCCTTTAAAATCCTATCTTTTACTTCATCCTGATGCAGGTTTAACACCAAATAAGAAAAAAGTCCTTTTGCAGTTTTTTCAGTCAGAACTTGAACTTTAA
- a CDS encoding DUF305 domain-containing protein, which translates to MDKSTHSHKVSPDHSASGKTHSTQNMDSKKESEQMDHSGAYKKLFWMLLISFVSMFILMYAMVDRLSNVIPNINQFYMAGLMASPMLIIELLLMAKMYPNKKLNKVLMGVGVLAMVLFWSGIRQQTAVGDVQFLKSMIPHHAGAILMVEESNLVDPEVRKLGEEIIKAQEEEIAVMRAKIKELQTRK; encoded by the coding sequence ATGGACAAATCAACGCACAGCCACAAAGTTTCTCCGGACCATAGTGCCTCGGGGAAAACTCATTCTACACAGAATATGGATTCAAAAAAAGAAAGTGAACAAATGGATCACAGCGGGGCATACAAAAAGTTGTTTTGGATGCTTCTCATTTCCTTCGTATCCATGTTTATATTAATGTATGCGATGGTTGATCGGTTATCCAATGTGATTCCCAATATCAATCAGTTTTATATGGCCGGACTAATGGCTTCTCCTATGTTGATCATCGAACTGCTGTTAATGGCAAAGATGTATCCCAATAAAAAACTCAACAAGGTACTGATGGGTGTCGGTGTGTTGGCGATGGTGCTGTTTTGGTCTGGCATTCGGCAGCAGACAGCCGTGGGAGATGTCCAGTTCCTAAAGTCCATGATTCCACACCATGCAGGGGCTATTCTTATGGTCGAAGAAAGTAATCTGGTCGATCCGGAAGTGAGAAAGTTGGGCGAGGAAATTATCAAAGCACAGGAGGAGGAAATTGCCGTCATGAGGGCGAAAATTAAGGAACTTCAAACCCGGAAGTAA
- a CDS encoding efflux RND transporter periplasmic adaptor subunit — translation MLALLVFLYSCKKEEDPHAGHDIYYTCSMHPQVVSDKPGKCPICHMDLVPVEKKKNADPNEIVLNDEQVKLGNIKTVALSDGSMADKLTLTGTLNFNQYQMQAVSSRVMGRVERLYYKNIGDFVPKGAPLVDIYSEELNNAKQEYLLALERRKLFVGNTSIDFDQLLQSSRNKLYLWGMSESQIKQLERSGKATPTTTVFSNAAGYITDLSIAEGDYLAEGGTIVNLADLSSLWAEAQVYSSQMALLQKDSKVTVYIPDLDNLKIDGKIDFTNPEISASSRINLVRISVPNKGNMLKPGMPVYVLVENKSRDGLSMPVDAVIRDGKSSTVWVKTAKNTFVNRMVETGLEYEDRIEITSGIKAGDEVVVSGAYLLNSEYIFKKGADPMAGHDMSTM, via the coding sequence ATGCTGGCCTTGCTGGTTTTTCTTTACTCCTGTAAAAAGGAGGAAGATCCGCATGCCGGCCACGATATCTACTACACCTGTTCCATGCACCCGCAGGTAGTCTCCGATAAACCCGGAAAATGCCCCATTTGTCACATGGATTTGGTGCCTGTGGAGAAGAAAAAGAATGCGGATCCTAACGAAATTGTTTTGAATGACGAGCAGGTTAAACTTGGGAATATCAAAACAGTCGCGCTATCTGATGGGTCTATGGCCGACAAACTTACCCTGACTGGAACACTCAATTTTAATCAGTACCAAATGCAGGCAGTAAGTTCCAGAGTAATGGGCAGAGTTGAACGGTTGTATTATAAAAACATTGGCGATTTTGTTCCGAAGGGGGCGCCGTTGGTCGATATTTACAGTGAAGAACTCAATAATGCAAAGCAGGAATATTTGCTGGCATTAGAAAGACGCAAACTGTTTGTCGGCAATACTTCCATTGATTTTGATCAGTTGCTCCAAAGTTCCCGCAACAAGCTTTATTTATGGGGAATGTCCGAAAGCCAGATCAAACAGTTGGAAAGATCAGGAAAAGCCACGCCAACCACTACCGTGTTCAGCAATGCAGCCGGGTACATCACCGATCTGAGCATTGCTGAAGGTGATTATCTTGCGGAAGGCGGCACCATCGTGAATCTGGCAGACCTTTCATCGCTGTGGGCGGAGGCGCAGGTTTATTCCTCTCAAATGGCTCTCCTTCAGAAAGACAGCAAGGTCACCGTATATATTCCCGATCTGGATAATTTGAAGATTGATGGGAAGATTGATTTTACAAACCCTGAAATAAGCGCCTCCAGCAGGATAAATCTGGTTCGCATTTCCGTGCCCAACAAAGGAAACATGCTGAAACCCGGCATGCCGGTATATGTTCTTGTGGAAAACAAATCACGTGATGGACTTTCAATGCCTGTAGATGCGGTGATCAGGGATGGGAAATCCTCCACCGTCTGGGTGAAAACAGCGAAGAACACTTTCGTAAACAGAATGGTGGAAACGGGTCTCGAATATGAAGACAGAATAGAAATCACATCAGGAATTAAGGCGGGAGACGAAGTAGTGGTCTCCGGGGCCTACCTTCTGAACAGCGAATATATATTTAAGAAAGGGGCAGATCCCATGGCGGGTCACGATATGAGCACAATGTAA
- the merTP gene encoding mercuric transport protein MerTP → MKTDRKLIGAGLLTAVTASLCCITPVLVLIAGTSGIAATFSWLEPLRPYLIALTVFVLGFAWYLKLKPKKQLDCSCEKDEKIPFTQSKMFLGIVTLFAVVMLAFPYYSAVFYPKTEKQIIIVDQSNIRKIEFTISGMTCASCGEHVNSEVNKLTGIISSDASYENKNAVVKFDDSKTNIDVIQNAINATGYVVTDKKEYQLETIGPEKP, encoded by the coding sequence ATGAAAACAGACAGAAAATTAATCGGAGCAGGACTTTTGACAGCAGTTACCGCTTCATTGTGTTGTATTACACCAGTATTGGTTTTAATAGCAGGAACAAGCGGAATTGCTGCAACTTTTTCCTGGCTCGAACCTTTACGGCCTTATTTAATCGCGTTAACAGTTTTCGTTCTTGGTTTTGCCTGGTATCTTAAACTAAAACCCAAAAAACAATTAGACTGTAGCTGCGAGAAAGATGAAAAAATACCATTCACGCAGTCGAAAATGTTTTTAGGGATTGTTACCCTATTTGCAGTCGTTATGCTTGCCTTCCCCTACTATTCAGCTGTTTTCTATCCAAAAACAGAAAAGCAAATTATAATAGTAGATCAATCTAATATCCGTAAAATAGAATTTACAATTAGTGGTATGACCTGCGCAAGCTGTGGGGAGCACGTCAATAGCGAAGTGAATAAACTGACGGGAATTATAAGTTCAGACGCTTCGTACGAAAACAAAAATGCAGTTGTGAAATTTGATGATTCAAAAACAAACATTGATGTAATCCAAAACGCCATAAACGCTACCGGATATGTAGTAACTGACAAAAAAGAATATCAATTGGAAACCATTGGTCCTGAAAAACCATAA